In Polyangiaceae bacterium, the genomic window GGGGCTGGCGCTCCTGATGGTGGTGCTGCACTCGGTCCACGGAGTCAGCCTCGATCTGGGCGCGCGCCGCGTGGGCGCCCGCGCCCGCACCACCCGCGGGCTGCGCTTCGGCCTGTACTCCTGCGGCTGGGACCTGGTCACGCTGCCCGCGGGCATCGGCGTCCTGGCCATCACCGACGGCTTCCGCGCCGCCCGGCGCGCCATGCCGTTGTCGCTCACGGTGCCGCGCGTCGCGACCCGCGCCTTCCTGCGCGGGGTTTACCAGCTGGACGACGAAGCGTCGGCTCGAGCTTCGAGGCGCGCGATGTGGATCGCCGGCTCGCTGGCCCTGGTCGCGTGCGCGCTGTTCGGCGTCGCGATGGTCGCGTTGGCGTTGGCCTAGGCTCGACTTGGGCAGTCTTGCCATGATCAGATCACGATCGTCGAGAGTGGCGAAGACCCAAGGAAACTGCCGGCGAAGCCGGCGGATGCTTCCTCTTCCCGTGGGATGGGTCGCGACTTTCTTGCAGCTCACGCTCCCGGGCTGACCTCGACGGAACGCAGGCGCCGCGGGTTTTCGATTGCGCGAAGGTGCGCAACTCGAGCCTAGTGGTCCGCGCTCAGAACATCGCGCCGAGCTCGAAGGAGACGGTCCACTGGCGCGGGACGCCGTCGAGGTCCTTCTTGTCGGTGTCGGAGTTCTGCGCGTCCGCGGGATCCACGATGTCGGTGATGAACTGGCCGCCGACCATGACCATCTCGTAGCGGTAGTTCAGACCGAAGATCAGGCGCTGGCGCTCGAGCCGGGTCTTCTTGAACACGGCGTTGTTGTTGAAGTCGAGCGGTGAGCCGTCCACGCAGATGGGCTGGCCGTCGTGGATGCCTGCCTTCGCGGGGTCCGGATCCGGATTGCCGGGCAGGTTGGCGCCGGCGTAGTTGCAGTAGCCCACGGGGTCCGTGGCCGGCGTCAGGTCCACCAGACCCGAGTCGCCGAAGATCCAGACGTACTGGTAGCCCACGTAGGGCGTGATCACCGAGGAGTCCGCGATGGGCAGCGGCTTGGAGATCTGCACGTCGAGACCCGCCACGGTGAGCTGGAACTGCGGGGTGCCGGTGATGGTGCGCACGCCGCCGCCCACCGCGATGTCCGGCAGGATGCCGGGCACGCCGGTGCGGAAGCCCTCGAGCAACGACAGGCGCACGTCCGCGCCGCCGGAGACCAGGCTGGTGTTCGGCATGAAGCCGACCTGACCCGTCAGCTCGAGCCCGAAGCCGAAGCTCTTGCGGATCTTGACCGAGTACAGCGACAGGATGTCCGACGGGCTCTTGTTGCTGACCGAAGCCTTGTTGCTGTTCGGGTCGATCTTGCCGCGGGTGCCCTTCTTCCAGTAGTCGGCGTCCGAGTCGATCTTCGTGTAGTCGGCCTCGAGCGAGAGGTGGAACCCGCCGAAGCCGGTGGTGCGCGCGGAGTGCATGGCGGTCGGCGCGAACGCGAAGCCGAACTGATTGATCAGGCGCTTGAACGCCACGTGGTCCGGGGTGCACCACGCCCGACCGGTGTCCGCCTGGAGCTGCGCGAGCGTCGTGGGGTCATCCACGTACTCGCCGACCTCGGTCCGGCAGCGCGGGTCCGTGACCAGGCGCTCGAGCGCCGGGTCCATGGGCTCCGCAGCCGCCAGCGAGGCAGCGGTCGTCACGAAAATTCCAGCAGCTAGAGCTGCGTAGCGAGCCTTCATTCCCACCGCTATCTCCGCCGGGCGAGGCTACTTGCCGGCTGGGATCATCGTCAAGCTCGGGGGGTTACGCCCGGCCAATGGGCCGGGAAGTGGGGTGCGCTAAGCTGCCCGGCCATGCCCGCCGAGCCCGTCCGCCTCCGCGGCCAGAGCGCCGAGCGGCCCTTCCACGTGGTGCTGGTGGAGCCCGAAATCCCGCCCAACACGGGGAACGTGGCGCGGATCTGCGCTGCCACCGCCTGCCCGCTCCACCTGGTGGGGCGCCTCGGCTTCAGCATCGACGAGCACGCCGTGCGGCGCGCGGGCCTCGACTATTGGCACCTGGTGGAGGTGCACCAGCACCCGGACCTCGCCAGCGCGGAGCGAGAAATCGCTTCCCGGAGCTGGCTCTTCAGCGGCAAGGCCGAGCGGAGCTACCTCGACGTGGACTTCCGACTGGGTGACGCGCTGGTGTTCGGCAAGGAGAGCGTGGGGCTGCCGGAGGAGCTGCTCGCCGCTCGCGCAGAGCAGGTGATCGGCATCCCCACGCTCGGGCCGGTGCGCTCGCACAACCTGGGCAACGCGGTCGCCATCGCGCTCTACGAGGCGCTGCGGCAGACCGGGCTGCTCGCGCCGCGTCAGCGCACGATCACGCGCGGCGACTGATCGGTGAAGTCGGCGTGCACGGAGCGCTTCGCGCCGGCGCTCAGCGTGACCTGGGTGCCGGTGCGCAGGTTGAGCGTCGCGTTGTCGAAGCCCACGTAGTAGCTCCCGGGCGCGAGGGGGACGGACGCCGGCGTGGTGTACGATCGGCCACCCACGCTGACCGTGCTCGGCGGTGAGGCCGTGAGCGTCAGCGACGCGCGCGCGCCGGGCTCGACGACAGCGGCGTCGCCAACGGGCTGCGGCACGGACGCCGGAGCGGCGGGACGCGTCGGCGGCAGCGCGCTCGGAGTCGGCACGGGGGCAGCGCTCGGCGGCCCCGAGGGCGGCGCGACCGGCGTGGCGCTCGGGGTCGCTGCGGCGGCTGGCACCGAGGCGGCTGGGCGTGGGTCTTGCGCGGGAACCACCGGCGCCTGCGCCCGCGAGCCCCACCAGATCGCCGTCGCGACGGCACCCACCAGGAGCAGCGTGACCAGTGGCCGGCCAGCTCGGTTCGGCTCGGAGCGACGCTCTTCACCCGCGGTGATCGGAGCCGTCTCCTCCGGCGCCGAGCTCTCGAGCGGGCGGGTGGACATCACCTCACTCGCGGGGGCGGGCTCGACCACCACGTCGTCGGGAGGCGGCGGCACGCTCGGCAGCTTGCGCGTCCACTCGACCAGGTCGTTCCGCACCGCGAAGGTCTGCGTGTCGCCGATGCTGGGCGCGCGCCGGGTGGAGACGTCCGGCTTCTCCTCCGCCGGCTCCCGCTCACCTTCCCCGAACAGCCAGGGGCTCGAAGCCAGGAGCTTGCGCCGCGTCTTTCTCACCCGCGCGCCGACGCGCCGCGCGACGTCTCCGAGATCGGCGCTCTTGACGAACTCGCGCAGCGGTCGCGCGAGCTGCTCGGCCGTCTCGGGTCGATCTTCCGGCCTCTTGGCGGTGGCGCTCGCGATCAAGTCCGCCAACGGCGCGAGCTCCGGCAGCTCCTCGTCCAAGCGCGGAGGCGGTGTCTCGAGGGCCTTCAGGCACTCGGCGGGAGTCTTGCGGCGAAAGGGCGGCTTTCCAGTCCATGCTTCGATCAGGAGCACCGCCACGGCGAACACGTCGGTGGCGGGCGTGAGCGCGTCGCCCGCGATCTGCTCCGGCGCCATGTGCCCGGGTGAGCCGAACAGCTCGCCCCGGGAGACGCCGCCGTCCTCCGGCAGCGTCACCGGCGCAGCGATGCCGAAGTCGATGATGCGCACGGCGCCCTCCTCGTCGAGCATCACGTTGCGCGGTGTGATGTCGCGGTGGACGATGCTCGCGCGGCGGTGCGCGTAGTCGAGCGCGCGACAGATCTCGATGCCCAGGTAGGCGCCCTCCTCGGGGGAGAACGTCCCGGTCTCGTTCAGAACCTCCGAGAGCGTGACGCCCTCGCAGAACTCCATCGCGATGTAGTAGACGCCTTGCTCGACGCCCAGCTCGTAGACCGGCACGATGTTCGGGTGGCCGAGCTCGACCGCGGTCTTGGCCTCCTCGACGAAGCGCCGCACGAACGCGTCGTCGGAGGCCAGCTCCGGGCGGATCTGCTTGACCACGAGCCGCTTCTCGAATCCCACGGCTCCGCGTAAGGTGGCGAGGAACACCTTGGCCATGCCTCCGGCAGCGATCTCTCGCTCGAGCACGTACTTGCCGAAGAGCTGCGGGAACATGCGGCTCGGCAAGCGTAGCGCCGTCTGGGCGATTCTGCTGCTTTCTGGCTGCTCTCCGGAGCCCGAGCCGGACCGAGTCCTCCGCATCGAGGTCCACCTGCCCGCCGCCAGCGGCGCCGCCCCTCCGGATCTCTCCATCGAGCTCACCGCCCTGGGCGACTTCGAGGGTTCGGCCTTCACCAGCAAGATCGCCCCGGGCAGCGCGCGCGCGCTGCCGTTGCCCTTCCCGGGGAGCACGCGGGCCGTCAGCGCGCTGGCCGAAGGCGACCACCAGAGCTTCAGCGGGGTCGGGAGCGCCGACGGCGCTGGCAACATCGACGTGCTGCTCTGGCGCACCAAGGATTCCACCCCGCTCTGGCCGGCGGGCGACGCGAGCTTCCCCGAGCAGGCGCCGGGCGTGGCGTTCGGCGTGCACGGCCGCCACCTGCTCGCGGCGGGCTCGCTCTCGGCGAGCGCCGACGCATCGCGCGCGTTCACCGTCGATCTGGCCACCGGTCGCGCCAGCGAGGTCGCCGAGGGCATGCTCGGCGCGCGCGCCTTCGCCAGCGTGACCGCCTTCGGCTCGGAGCTGATGCTGGTGGCCGGAGGCGTGGACCCGACGCTGTCGCCGAACGATCTCGCGGCGGCCCCTCCGCTGGACACGGCCACCGAATACGACGTGCGGCAGGGGCGCTTCGACCGCACGCGGGTCATTCCGTTGGCCCAACCGCGAGCCCGACACGCGGCCGTGGTGCTGGCGAGCGGCGAGACGCTACTGGTGGGCGGCGCCGGCCCGAACGGCGTCGCGCTCGGGACGCTGGAGGCGGTCTCGCCGAAGGACCACGCCTCGCGCAGCGCAGGCCTGGCCACCCTGAAGCAACCCCGCATCGCGCCCGTCGCGCTGCGCCTCAGCGACGACCGGGTGTTCGTCGGCGGCGGCTCGTCCGCTTTCGGCACCGTGAACGTCCTGGAGTGGTTGTCGCCGGACGCGCGCGTGCTGTCCTTCATCCAGGAGAGCTTCGTCGTCGCGGACGCACACGGCTTCGCCGCCATGCCCGGCGGTGGCGTGCTCGCCGTGGGGGTGTGCGTGCCGAAGGGCGTGCCGAGCTGCCTCACGCCGGCCGAGAGCGTGACCTGGTTCCGCGCGGACGGCAGCGCCGACGTGCTGCCTTCGCTGTCCTTCGCGCCGACGCAGGTGGCCCTGATCGCGGCGAACGACGGCGCACCGTGGCTCCATGCACGCACCAGCACGGCCGTGCTCTGGAAGCGCTTCGATCCCTGGACCGGTCGCTTCGACGAGCCCAAGACACGACCCGAGCTGGGCCCCGACGCGGATCTCCCGGTCCCACTCGGCGTGGACGCCGGCGCTTTCGTCTGGCTCGAGCGCGCGGGCACGCCGAAGCTCGCGGGGTTCCGCCACGACGTGCGCGGACCCTTCGCCCGCGACATCGCGCCGCTCCTGCTCGCGGGGCGCGAGAACGTCGCGCCGAACCGCTTCCCGATGGGCGTCGCCGCCACGGGCATCGAGTACTCCGGGGCGGGGCTCGGCCTGAGCGGTGAAGACACCCTCGCGCTCGTGGCCGACACGAGCTACGCCGACTTCGATCTCGAGCTCGCGCTGACCTCGGGGCCCCCGCCGGTGGTGGTGCTGGGCGGCACGCGGGTCGGCGGCGAAGAGTGCCCTTGGACGTCGCTGGACGCGGCGGCGCCCGGCGAAGTGCTGAGGCTGTTCCGGCGCGGGGACCAGGCGACCATCGAGCGCTCCGGCGAGCGTCGCGGGTGTCCGGTCGGCAGTGGGCGCCTGTCGGTCGGGCTCTCCGCTGCCGGACCGAGCGCGACCTTCGTGCGCTCGCTGGAGATCCACCGGCGCTGATCAGCGCTTGAAGAACTTGCCGAGCAGGCCCTTGTCGTCCTTGCCCTTGCCCTTGCCGGAAGCCAGAGACTTCTTGTCGGGCTCGCCACCGCGCATGGTGTAGAGGCGCACTTCGCGCGCGGCCTCCAGGTTCTTCGGGTGGTAGCGCGCGACCCAGCGGAAGTCCGCCACTGCCTGGTCGAGCTTGCCCGCTCGCTTCAGGAGCTCGCCCCGCGCCATGCGCACGCGCTCGTTCTCGGGCTCCTTCTTCACGGCCTCGTCCATCAGCTCGATCAAGTCGCGGTAGTCGCCCTTCGCAGCGCGCTCCGGTCGCTGCGACACGCACTGGACCCAGAGCGCGGTGTACTCGGACTGGCCGGGATCGCCATCGCGAGCTTGTTTCGCCAGCTCCTCGGCCTCAGCCAGGTTGCCCTTGCGGTAGTAGACCGTCGCCTTCTGGTAGGCGACGACGGCGTTCATGATCTTGTTGACCTCTTCCTGCTCGGCCTCGGTCCCGCCGCCGTCCTTGACCAGCTCGTCGTAGTTGCGACGCTTCTCGTCGTCGGTCAGCGTCTGGTGCGCCTCGGTCATCTTGGCGAAGAGCTTGACCGCCTCGTCCTTCACTGAGCCGTACTCTGGACCCAGCCGATCGGGGTGCCACTTCTTCGCCAGGTTGAAGAAGGCCGCCGAGATCTCCGCGCTGGCCGACTTGATCGGCACGCCGAGCATCTCGTAGTAGTTCTGGTTGGGCATCTTCGCCGAGAGCTCCGCGAGCTCGCGCCGGAACTCCAGCACGTGCGAGGGCTCGCTCGGGGGCTTGACCGCTCGGGTCGACGGCGGCGGCGCCGCGACCGGCGACGAGCCGACGAGCGCAGCGATGGGCGACGAGATCAGCGGCGCCGAGACCGACGGCGACGAGGGCAGCGCGGGCTCGGCCTCTCGAGTGGAGACGGCGATGGGCGGCGGCGGCGGCGGGGC contains:
- a CDS encoding tRNA (cytidine(34)-2'-O)-methyltransferase, yielding MPAEPVRLRGQSAERPFHVVLVEPEIPPNTGNVARICAATACPLHLVGRLGFSIDEHAVRRAGLDYWHLVEVHQHPDLASAEREIASRSWLFSGKAERSYLDVDFRLGDALVFGKESVGLPEELLAARAEQVIGIPTLGPVRSHNLGNAVAIALYEALRQTGLLAPRQRTITRGD
- a CDS encoding DnaJ domain-containing protein; protein product: MSEATATGNLEATPLSQLLVYALDKRLTGSFIFQTPDRQKSALYCVDGAPANAKTAQPVIHLGRLLLELGKIDEGAYNQTLTRVAKERQLHGKLLIEVGALDQETLEAALSEQLLRQVVWMFSLGPKTGYAFYAGKNFLDRWGGGPVQVEPLALIWRGIRRYENVQRVDAALARLGPRPLKLHVGAQVARFQLSDMERAVVDLLRAKPQPLVDLLQSGVGEPIEVKRLIYALMITRHLDIGGVPLGTGAAGAARPPPPARGAPPPPARAAPPPPPPIAVSTREAEPALPSSPSVSAPLISSPIAALVGSSPVAAPPPSTRAVKPPSEPSHVLEFRRELAELSAKMPNQNYYEMLGVPIKSASAEISAAFFNLAKKWHPDRLGPEYGSVKDEAVKLFAKMTEAHQTLTDDEKRRNYDELVKDGGGTEAEQEEVNKIMNAVVAYQKATVYYRKGNLAEAEELAKQARDGDPGQSEYTALWVQCVSQRPERAAKGDYRDLIELMDEAVKKEPENERVRMARGELLKRAGKLDQAVADFRWVARYHPKNLEAAREVRLYTMRGGEPDKKSLASGKGKGKDDKGLLGKFFKR
- a CDS encoding protein kinase produces the protein MFPQLFGKYVLEREIAAGGMAKVFLATLRGAVGFEKRLVVKQIRPELASDDAFVRRFVEEAKTAVELGHPNIVPVYELGVEQGVYYIAMEFCEGVTLSEVLNETGTFSPEEGAYLGIEICRALDYAHRRASIVHRDITPRNVMLDEEGAVRIIDFGIAAPVTLPEDGGVSRGELFGSPGHMAPEQIAGDALTPATDVFAVAVLLIEAWTGKPPFRRKTPAECLKALETPPPRLDEELPELAPLADLIASATAKRPEDRPETAEQLARPLREFVKSADLGDVARRVGARVRKTRRKLLASSPWLFGEGEREPAEEKPDVSTRRAPSIGDTQTFAVRNDLVEWTRKLPSVPPPPDDVVVEPAPASEVMSTRPLESSAPEETAPITAGEERRSEPNRAGRPLVTLLLVGAVATAIWWGSRAQAPVVPAQDPRPAASVPAAAATPSATPVAPPSGPPSAAPVPTPSALPPTRPAAPASVPQPVGDAAVVEPGARASLTLTASPPSTVSVGGRSYTTPASVPLAPGSYYVGFDNATLNLRTGTQVTLSAGAKRSVHADFTDQSPRVIVR